A segment of the Amycolatopsis thermophila genome:
GGGCGGTGACGCTGGCGCCGGTGACGTTCGCCGAAGCCGCCGAAGGACGCACCGAGACGAAGGTCCTGACCGGCCGGCTCGAACCGGGCACCGAGGACTTCGTGTACCTGCCGGTGGAGGTCCCGGCGGGCGTCAGCCAAGTGTCCGTCGTCTACAGCTACGACAAACCGGCCGTGCCCGCCGGAACGCCCGGCAACTCCTGCGACATCGGCATCTTCGACAACCGTGGCACCGGCCTCGGCGGCGACGGGTTCCGCGGCTGGTCCGGCGGGTTCCGCGACCGCTTCTCGATCAGCCGCACCGAGGCCACCCCCGGCTACCTGCCCGGCGACGTCACGCGCGGCACGTGGCACATCGTGCTCGGCCCGTACACGATCGCGCCGCAGGGCACGAACTACCGCGTCGAGGTGACGCTGACCTACGGCCCGGCCGGGTCGGCCTACCAGCCGAACTACCCGCCGGAGCGCACGCGCGTCCGTGGCCGCCGCTGGTACCGCGGCGACTGCCACCTGCACACCGTGCACTCGGACGGGAAGCGGTTGCCCGCCGAGGTGGCCGCCGGCGCCCGCGAGGCCGGGCTCGACTTCATCACCTCGACCGACCACAACACGTCCTCGTCGCACGGGGTGTGGGGCGAGTTCGCCGGGGACGACCTCCTGATCGTGCTCGGTGAGGAGGTCACCACCCGCAACGGCCACTGGCTCGCGCTCGGCGTGCGGCCCGGCCAGTTCGTCGACTGGCGGTACCGCTCCCGCGACAACGAGCTGCCCGAGTACCAGCGTGAGGTGCACCGTTCCGGAGGCCTCTGCGTCGCCGCGCACCCGTACTGCCCCTGGGTCGGGTGCAACTTCAAGTTCGGGTACACCGGCTTCGACGCGGTCGAGGTGTGGAACGGCCCGTGGACGTGGGACGACGACGCTGCCGTGTCCGAATGGGACAACACCCTGGTGGAATCCGTGCGCGGCAAGGGAAGCTGGCTGCCCGCGATGGGCAACAGCGACGCGCACAACCCGGGCCAGGTGATCGGCCTGCCGCAGACCGTGGTGCTCGCCGACGCGCTCACCCGGGACGCGATCCTCGACGGGATCAGGGCCGGGCGGAGCTGGATCGCCGAGTCGGCCGGCGTGGAACTGTCACTCGTGGCGACCGGACCGCGCGGTCAGGCCGCGGGCATCGGCGACCGCCTCGACGTCGCCGCCGGCGACCAGGTGGCCGCGCGACTGGACGTCTCGGGGGTGCCCGGCGGAACCGTCCGCCTGATCACCGACGAGGGACAGGTGTTCCAGCAGAGCCTTCCCGCTTCGGGGACGGGCAGCGTGACGTGGCTGACCACGCCCGCGGTGTCGGCTTATGTGCGTGCTGAGGTGCGTCACCCCCTTGCTGATGGATCCGCGGGTGCCCCCGCGTTGTCGCCAGGATTGAACTTCGGCGCGATGGCCGCGATGACGAACCCGATCTTCCTCGGCCGTCTCTGACCGCGACTGCGTGAGACGTCCGGGCCCGGCAGTCGGAACCGCATGTCGCGGCGTGGAGTTGTCGAACCGGCTACCTCCCCTCAGCCCTTCACCGTGGCGCGGACGGCGTCGATCGTGTCGGCGTCGGCCGCGTCCTTGTCCGGGCGGTACCGCACCACGCGGGCGAACCGCAGTGCGACGCCGCCCGGATATCGGGTGCTGACCTGGGCACCGTCCAGTTCGATCTCGACCACCAGCTCGGGCCGGACGTACACCGTCCAGCGGTCGCGGTGGGACTCGATCTCCTGGAACGTCTTCGTCTGCCACGCCAGGAGCTCGTCGGTGAGCCCCTTGAACGTCTTGCCCACCATGATCGGCGGCCCGCCGTCCGGGTCGCGGGCCCCGAGGTGCAGGTTGGACAGGTACCCGGTGCGCCGGCCGTGGCCCCACTCCGCGCCGAGGACGACGAGGTCGAGCGTGTGCACCGGCTTCACCTTCAGCCACGCCCGGCCCCGCCGCCCCGCCGCGTACGGCGAGTCGAGCGCCTTGACCATCACGCCCTCGTGCCCGGCTTCGAGGGCGGCCGCGAGGATCGCGTCCGGATCGGACGGTTCGGTCCGCCCGGGGATGAGGTGCTCGCCCGCCACCCGGCGCAGCGCCTCGTTGCGGTCCCGCAACGGCTCGTCCAGCAGGTCCGTGCCGTCCAGGTGCAGGCAGTCGAAGAAGTACGGCCGCAACAGCAACGCGCGCACCTGCTCCTCGCGCGTGCTGCCGAACCGGCTCATCGTCTCCTGGAACGGCCGTGGCCTGCCGTCGTCGGTCAGCGCGAGCGTCTCGCCGTCGAGCACCACCGACCGGCACGGCAGCGCCCGGACGAGCGACACCAGCTCGCCCACGTGCTGGGTGATCTCGCGCAGTGTTCTCGTGTACACGTGCACCTCGTCGCCGTCGCGGTGCACCTGGATGCGGGCTCCGTCCATTTTGAACTCGACAATGGCGGACGGGTGCTCGCGCACCGCCTCGTCGAGCGACTCGGCCGGGGACGCCAGCATCGGCCGCAGCGGACGCCCCAGTTCGAGCCCGAACTCCCCGAGCGCGGCCTCGCCGCCGGTGACCGCGGCCTGAGCGGTGACCGGCAGCCGCCCGGACAGCATGAACGCGCGCCGGACCGCTTCGGCCGGCACCCGCGCGGCCGCGGCGATCCCGTCCAGCATCACGCCTTCCAGCGCGCCCTGCCGCAGCTCGCCGGTGAGCAGGCGGAACAGGAACTGCTGTTCGGGTTCGGTGGCGCGGCCGAACAACTCCGCCAGCAGGCCGGAGCGGCGTTTCACCGACCCGCTGCCGGAGGCTGCTCCCACCTCGCCGAGGACGTCGTCGACCTCGGCGACCGTCAGGTTCGGTTCGGCGGCCGGGCTCGCGCCCAGCTCGGCCAGCGTGCGCCACCCCGTCCCGATGCGGCCCTGGGTGGGCTGACCGGTCAGGAAGGCCACGACGGCGGGCAGTTCCCGCTCACCGGCGCGGTTGAGCAGGTCTGCCAGCGTCGCGATCTTCGCCTTGCGCGAGCGGGTGGCCGCTAGCGAGGCGGAGGCGGTGACGACGTCGGCGAGGAGCATGCGGTCATCATCTCTCGCCCCTCCGACAATTTCCGGGGACGGCGCAGGACCAGGACCACCGCGGCCAGGCAGACCACCAGTCCGAGCAGACCACGCAGCGTGATCGTGTCACCGAACATGATCCAGGCGAGCACCATCGTTGTCGGCGGTGTGAGGTACAGCAGGGTCGAAACGGTCGTCACCGAGCTACGCCGGAGCACCAGCCAATAGCACCCGTATCCCCCGAACGTGGAGAACAGCACGACCCACCCGATCGCGAACCAGAAGTCCGGAACCCGGGGCGGGACCAGTTGCCCGGTCGCCGCCGCGATCCCGGTGAACAGCACCATGCTGGTGACGCACTGCACGACCAGGCCGTCCGCCAGCGGGACGTCCGACGCCGTCCGGCGTTCGACGAGGGTCG
Coding sequences within it:
- a CDS encoding CehA/McbA family metallohydrolase, whose protein sequence is MGCGVSRRGFLQAASVAGAVTLAPVTFAEAAEGRTETKVLTGRLEPGTEDFVYLPVEVPAGVSQVSVVYSYDKPAVPAGTPGNSCDIGIFDNRGTGLGGDGFRGWSGGFRDRFSISRTEATPGYLPGDVTRGTWHIVLGPYTIAPQGTNYRVEVTLTYGPAGSAYQPNYPPERTRVRGRRWYRGDCHLHTVHSDGKRLPAEVAAGAREAGLDFITSTDHNTSSSHGVWGEFAGDDLLIVLGEEVTTRNGHWLALGVRPGQFVDWRYRSRDNELPEYQREVHRSGGLCVAAHPYCPWVGCNFKFGYTGFDAVEVWNGPWTWDDDAAVSEWDNTLVESVRGKGSWLPAMGNSDAHNPGQVIGLPQTVVLADALTRDAILDGIRAGRSWIAESAGVELSLVATGPRGQAAGIGDRLDVAAGDQVAARLDVSGVPGGTVRLITDEGQVFQQSLPASGTGSVTWLTTPAVSAYVRAEVRHPLADGSAGAPALSPGLNFGAMAAMTNPIFLGRL
- a CDS encoding ATP-dependent DNA ligase, which produces MLLADVVTASASLAATRSRKAKIATLADLLNRAGERELPAVVAFLTGQPTQGRIGTGWRTLAELGASPAAEPNLTVAEVDDVLGEVGAASGSGSVKRRSGLLAELFGRATEPEQQFLFRLLTGELRQGALEGVMLDGIAAAARVPAEAVRRAFMLSGRLPVTAQAAVTGGEAALGEFGLELGRPLRPMLASPAESLDEAVREHPSAIVEFKMDGARIQVHRDGDEVHVYTRTLREITQHVGELVSLVRALPCRSVVLDGETLALTDDGRPRPFQETMSRFGSTREEQVRALLLRPYFFDCLHLDGTDLLDEPLRDRNEALRRVAGEHLIPGRTEPSDPDAILAAALEAGHEGVMVKALDSPYAAGRRGRAWLKVKPVHTLDLVVLGAEWGHGRRTGYLSNLHLGARDPDGGPPIMVGKTFKGLTDELLAWQTKTFQEIESHRDRWTVYVRPELVVEIELDGAQVSTRYPGGVALRFARVVRYRPDKDAADADTIDAVRATVKG